One part of the Lotus japonicus ecotype B-129 chromosome 2, LjGifu_v1.2 genome encodes these proteins:
- the LOC130740143 gene encoding uncharacterized protein LOC130740143, producing the protein MALYIDEEEVWKCTKHPSKRRKTGICATCLRDRLVILCPDCATVRPCSCSAATSSSSSSSGDGTGSVGKVNNLIEKDPGLRRSRSLAIPFLRSRSRFSGGDRVLDPGTARESPAVNGSRSARSFWSMFKPPRSNKGSESEHGWDVKKVLAEELDVDGGDASQKAVMARSRSVAVFGGDGELRPRTKGRGWSFPSPMKVFRQSKASKVVQERSPLYRG; encoded by the coding sequence ATGGCGTTATACATCGACGAAGAAGAGGTTTGGAAGTGCACCAAACACCCTTCCAAGCGGAGGAAGACCGGAATCTGCGCCACCTGCCTCCGTGACCGCCTTGTTATTCTCTGCCCTGACTGCGCTACCGTCCGCCCCTGCTCCTGCTCCGCCGCCAcgtcctcctcttcctcctcctctggAGACGGCACCGGCTCGGTTGGAAAAGTCAATAATCTCATCGAGAAGGACCCAGGGCTCCGTCGCTCGCGCTCCTTAGCGATTCCGTTTCTCCGGTCGCGGTCGAGATTCTCTGGTGGTGATAGGGTGTTGGATCCTGGTACCGCGAGGGAATCGCCGGCTGTTAACGGGAGCAGGTCTGCGAGGTCGTTTTGGTCAATGTTTAAGCCGCCGAGAAGCAACAAGGGCAGCGAGTCAGAGCACGGCTGGGATGTGAAGAAAGTGTTGGCGGAGGAACTCGACGTCGACGGCGGCGATGCGAGTCAAAAGGCGGTGATGGCGAGGTCAAGGTCGGTGGCGGTTTTTGGCGGCGATGGAGAATTGAGACCGCGGACGAAGGGGAGAGGGTGGTCCTTTCCGAGCCCGATGAAGGTTTTCCGGCAGTCCAAGGCGTCTAAAGTTGTTCAGGAGCGGTCTCCTTTGTACAGAGGTTGA